The sequence GGCAGCTGACTGCATGGTGTGTTCCTAACGCCGGCATCGAGGCGGCCTTCGCCGCTGACTGGACGTTAGCTGATAAAAATGTGAAAAGAAACCGTCACTCGCCCAAGTCGTTCTGGCGTGGCGCCTCACGACCGTTCTCCGTGGGCCCGATACCGGCCGCGAACAGCTCGCCGTAGCGGCGTTGGTCAGCGGCGGCGCGCTCGGCCGGACGCTCGGTCTCGATGGAGTCGATCGATGCCTTGGCCGCGGCCAGCGCCTGCGCCGGGGTGTCGACGAATCGGCGGGCCCAGCCGACGGCTGCGTCGTAGACGCCGTCGGGGGCCACCATCTCGTCGACCAGACCCAGAGCCAGCGCCTCTTCGGCATCGAAGAACCGGCCGCTGTATGCCAATTCCTTGGCGCGGCTCGCACCGATCGCTCGGGCCAGGCGAGCCAGACCACCGCCGTCGGGGGCCAGGCCGGCCAGAATCTCGGTGGCGCCGAACTTGACGTTGTCGCCGCTGATTCGCCAATCCGCGGCCAGCGCCAGCGCCAGACCACTGCCCAGCGCGTAACCGGTGATCGCTGCCACCGTCGGTTTTCCGATGGCCGCCACCGCTTGGACGGCGTCGTGGCGCACGCGGGCGAACACCTGTGCCTCCGCGGCGATCAGCGTGCGCAGTTCGGGCACATCGTCACCGGCGCAAAAGATCTCGTGGCCCCCGTACAACACCACGGCGGCGACGTCGTCGCGCGCCGACACCTCGGCAGCAGCCGCGGCGATCTCCCGGTAGACCTGTCGGGTCATGGCGTTGGTCGGCGGCCGCGAGACCACCAGGGTGGCCACCCCGGGCTCGTCGGTCGAGGAGTGCACCGATACGAATTCGCTCATCAGACCCAACGCTTCCCGCGCGCTGCGTTGTAACGGTCGGAGTTGAAGA is a genomic window of Mycolicibacter heraklionensis containing:
- a CDS encoding enoyl-CoA hydratase: MSEFVSVHSSTDEPGVATLVVSRPPTNAMTRQVYREIAAAAAEVSARDDVAAVVLYGGHEIFCAGDDVPELRTLIAAEAQVFARVRHDAVQAVAAIGKPTVAAITGYALGSGLALALAADWRISGDNVKFGATEILAGLAPDGGGLARLARAIGASRAKELAYSGRFFDAEEALALGLVDEMVAPDGVYDAAVGWARRFVDTPAQALAAAKASIDSIETERPAERAAADQRRYGELFAAGIGPTENGREAPRQNDLGE